The segment TACTTCGTAGCTTTGCGGGGACCCCGAAGTAACATCTCTTACTCGCCGAAGCTGTAGGCTTCCAGCCGCTACTTTTGGGGAGTATTTGACCGTGATTCCTGACCGCAAAGAGTTAAATCTGACTTGGTTCGGGGTCCCCAACGGGGTGCGCAGCAACCTGTTGGGGTGTGTGATTCCTGACCTCCCTTTGGCATACGATTTGAATGATTCATGCCACGTAATGAGGGCATTACCGGAAGGGGCAAATAATAAGTAACATCTAATCTAAGACATACAATGCAGTTGACAGAGGAGTAATATGGGCATAAAATCTGTCTTTAGCCGGGATGGTGAAATTGGCAGACACAAGGGACTTAAAATCCCTCGGGGCTTTGCCCCGTGCCGGTTCGAGTCCGGCTCCCGGCATTGTGAAGAACTTTGCAAAAAAAATCAAAATCGCCTTCAGGAAAAGAGAGCTGCTTGAACGCGCACTTACGCACCCGTCTTACGCTCACGAACAGATGGGCGACAAGCGTAAGTCTTACGAGAGACTTGAGTTTCTGGGTGATGCCGTTTATGAAATGCTTTTACGAGAGTTCTTTTTCGAAGCAATGGATCATGCCGATGAAGGTATGCTCTCAAAACTTAAAAACCGCTACTCATCGGGTGAATTCATGGCGGAAATTGCTCGTAAGTTCGAGCTTGATTCAGTGTTGCGTCTTGGTCGCAGCGAGGAAACCAACGGTCGCCAGAAAGATTCAATACTAGCCAATGCTTTTGAGGCTTTGTTCGGCGCTCTGTATCTGGACAGGGGATTGAAGTACTGCCGCAGATTCTTCAGGACTCAGGTTTCACCGTATATAGATCTTTCGATAATACCTTTTGACGCAAAATCTAGATTGAATATCAGACTTTCAGGGCGCAGGTGCGAGTATAAAGTCCTGCATAAAGATGGCGAGGATCATTGCCCCCATTTCAGAGTCGGGTTGTTCGTAGACGGTGAACTTGTTTCGACAGGCGAGGCTGGGAGCAAAAAGAAAGCCGAGATTATTGCCGCTGAACTGTTTCTTGAATCATCGAAAGCGGGACAATGAGTTATCTTACGCTAGCCCTCGGTCCTGTAGTTGCCATTTTTTTCTTCTTCCGGATAAAAGACCGTTACGATAAAGAACCATTCCGCAGGCTGATACTTACTGCAGGGATAGGAGCTCTTTCAGCCATACCTGTAGTTATTGTGGAGATGCTTTGGGGACATACGCTTTTGGATGCGTCTTCATTGAGTATTCAGGAACTTTCTTTTATGGCATTCGTGGAGATAGGGATAACCGAAGAGTTCTTCAAAGCGGTTGCATTTTTCTCAACAGCCTACTGGTCGAAGCACATGAATGAACCTTACGATGGTCTGATATATTCGGTATCGGCTGCATTGGGGTTTGCTGCAGTAGAAAACGTACTCTACGTTATATCGGGCGGGATACTTACAGCAGTCGTTCGTGCAATAACAGCGGTTCCCGCTCACGCAATGTTCGGCACATTCATAGGATACTTCGCAGGAAGAGCAAAGTTCTCAAAGCATCCGGCATTAAAGCCTATTCTCATTCTCTTCGGATTTACAATATCCGTATTCGCTCACGGACTTTACGATCTTATCGCTTTGTGGCCTGAGCCTCTGACATGGCTCTGGCTTATCCCATTACTTGGCGCGATGGTAGTTGTCTCTCTCTTACTCATCCGTGATGCAAGAAAACGTTCGCCTTTCAGACCTGCAGTTGACGCCGATAACAAATACACCGGCTATACTGTATCAGGCGAGCCTCTTTCCCCTGAAATGATAGCGAAACTCGAGAAAGAAGCAAGAAAGCATGAACGTCATTCCCAGTTGATTTCACCGGTTGTTAAGGATGTTTCACGACCGGATGAAGCATCTGATGTCATCCAAGAACAGGCAAAAAACCAGCTTACGAATCCTGAAGAATCTCAAATAATCCCCCCCCAGGAAAGCGAATCGGGTGAAGATAATTCAAAAGGAAAAAAACCATATTTTCTTGACGACTATTTCAAGAATTAAGTCTTTGCAATGTCTGACCTTCTCCTCCCGCTTTTGAAACTTGGAGCCGCGCTCGTCTTAAGCGCGGCGGTCGGTTTGGAAAGATTACTTTCTGAAAAGCCGGCAGGCATGCGTACTCATATTCTCGTAGGGTTCGGTTCTGCCTTGTTCATGATAGTTGCAGATTTAGGAGGACTGGATGCAGGCCGGGTTGCCGCAGGACTCATCACAGGTATTGGTTTTCTTGGTGCAGGAACAATAATACAGGAAAGAGGAACCGTTCATGGGCTTACAACAGCGGCTTCGATTTGGGCGGTTGCCGGGATAGGAATTGCTGTATCCAGGGGACTCTGGCTGCTATCCCTTTTTGCTACGCTAGGGATAATTGCAGTACTTTGGGGCCTTCATTTTATCGAAGATGTCATAGAAAGATCGAAAAAGAAATCGAGGATTTCAAAGAATACAAAATAAATAACATCTTTGGCGGCAATCTAATTACTATTAGTTGACAAAGGCATCTTCATCCTTAATATTGCGGAGTGAGTTTGAAAATCAAGCTGCCGCTGGTTGTGACTTTCATTGTCATATTATGCACCTCCGGATTAGGGTACTTGCTTATTCGTCACGAACAGAATGTATTGCGGGAAGAGGTGCGTAGAAGGGGGGAGATACTGGCCAGGCAGTTGTCAGGTGTGGACAGGGTTGCGTTTTACTACGTCGCAACCGAAATAAAGCGACTGAAGGCCGAGGATTCGACTTTTTTGTCTGAAATGAACCTTGAGGATTCGCTGGCTACTTCGCCTAAACTCTACGATATGTCGCGTTCATTATTCACGTTCCTTGCGAAGGTTACCGATAGCGTTTTGGTTGTAGAAAAGGATACCTTGAAAACATGGGTGCAAGAAGCCGCCTTTTTCGACTGGGATGATTCCCTTGTCATCGCTCGGCCGGAAACCAGAAAAGTCGTCCTTAACGAACCAGGGGACGGATTTACATTTGTTTCGCCTATATTCGTCAGAGGCGATACGCTGGGGTTCGCTCAGGTCCGTATGGACCCAAGAGTTCTTGATAAAGCGATAGGAGACGCTTTAAGGACCATTCTGCCCGTTATCTGCGGAATATTAGCCATAAGTATTCTTCTTTCGTTTCTTTTGAGTTCGGTTTTTACATCCCCGATATCCAAGCTCAAGAATCAGGCGATTTCGTTATCCAAGGGTGATCTTGCCGCAAGGGTCAATGTCCGTTCTCGCGATGAACTCGGACTGCTTGGAAGAGTTTTTAATGACATGGCTAGAAACCTGCAGCTCAGCTACGACGAACTGAAGGAAAAACTGATTGAAATCAAAAGGCTTTTCAAGATGGCTACAGAGGATGGTCTCACCGGTCTATATGTCAAGAGATACTTCCTTGAACTTCTTTCCGTGGAACTCCGGCGTTCTATCCGTTATGACAGACCGCTTTCATTTCTCATGTGCGATATAGATCATTTCAAGAGAGTAAACGATACCTACGGTCATCCTTCAGGGGATGTGGTTTTGAGTTCTGTCGCGCGCAGGCTTGCAGCAGCTACGCGTGACGGCATCGACGCCATAGGCCGATACGGAGGCGAAGAGTTTGCCGTTATGCTTCCGGAGACGGATGAACAGGCCGCTCTGAGGGTTGCGGAAAGACTCCGGCACGCCGTTGAATCTGAATCTATTTCCCTGAAAGGCGTGGAGGGAGTCAGCGAATCTCAAATAACGATTACTATCTCAATCGGCGTTACGACGACAAGATATGAGATAAGTCTTGAAAAGCTTATTTCTGCGGCCGATAAAGCGCTTTATCTGTCCAAGAAGAACGGCAGAAACCTCGCGACTGCATTTGCGGTGGAATCTTTATGAACGTCATTATCCAGATGATTTTATTTAGTTATCCTTTCGGGCTCTTCGGGGTAGGCCCTGCTTGCGGCTCAGATGCAGGTATGATGCTCGAAAAAGGAGTATTCGCTCTTGAGTATAATCCATCCGGGCTTGCATGGGTCGATTCAATAGAAGCGGGGGTAGCGGCTGAAGGACTCTTTGCATATAATCTCGTTGGTTTTTCTTATAACTACAGGGGATGGCCAGCTGCGGTTTCCGTACATCACAATACTCAAACGACCGGTTTCTCAATCGGCGCCGGAAATCTGAGGCTGCCTCTTGCCCTTGGTGCAGCGTTCGGGGCGTCCTTCGAGTCCGCGAATTCGGAATCCAATTACTCTCTTAGGGCAGGTCTTCAGTGGAGAGAGTATGTTGGATTAGCCCTCGGACCCCGATTGTGGCTTGCCCCAGATACCGCTCATTTAAGCGGAATGATTCAAATAGGCGCATCCGTTCCGGTAGTCGAAGGGTTGAAGTTCCTTGCCGGGGCATCGGCCGAAGTAGCTCCGGTCGCTTTCAGAGCAGGGGGAGGACTTGCATACGACCCTTTTTTGTTCCTCAGAGTCGAAAGCGTTGTGGCAACAGACGGATGGGGGGCGGGAGTAGTCTTAAAAAGTGAAAACGACAGGGGTGGTGTATGGGTCAACAAAGGGTTTTCAGGTGAACCGTGGCGGTTCGGCATTTCCTATATCCGCGATGTACAATCACCAAAAGTGAAGGAAGTCGTTGTTTTCAGAAACTTACCTCAAAGGGTGGATACAGTCTACATCTCTAAAACAACGCCTGTGGTAAAGGATACATCGAAAGTTGTTTCTCCTGATGTCCGGAGAAGACAGGAACAGCTGATGGCTAAGGCCAACCGGTACTATGCCGAAGAGCGTTACGAAGAGGCTCTTGCGGTATGGAAAGAGGTAGTTCAACTCGATCCAGGTTCGGATTTGGGTGTAAGAGCAAGCGAGGATATAAAGGACGTAACGGCCCTTATCGAGACGTTGAATAAAATCCGCACTGGTAAACCCCAGTAAGCGTATCGTGGGCTTGATTTTACTGTGTTGCGTCGCTTGCGGGCCATGGTTTGCGGCTTGACACAAGCCTTAGTTCGCGTAGACTTACGCCACATGGTCAAAATAACGCTTGAAGGCGTTGCTCATGACGTTGAAGACAGGATGCGTCTTCGCGATCTGGCCCCTGAAGGGGCTTTTGCCGCTATCCTTAACGGAGAGGCGGTGGAGTTATCCACTCGGGTTGAGGATGGAGCAAGTATAAAATGGGTTTCTTTTGAAGATGAAGAAGGCAGAAGGATATTCTGGCATTCGACTTCTCATCTTATGGCTCATGCCGTAAAAAGGCTTTTCCCAAGGGTAAAACTAGGAATCGGACCCGCTATTGAAGAGGGATTTTATTACGATTTCGACGTAGAAAAGCCATTTACGGAAGATGATCTGAAACGAATCGAAAAGGAGATGCGCAGGCTGGCTGCAAGGAGCCTGCCTATCAGGAAAAAAGTGTTTCCAAAATCCAAGCTGGAACATTATTACCGGTTCTACGGCGAGGATTTAAAACTTGAATTACTTGATGAGATACCTGACAATGAATTAAGCATTTACGAACAGGATGATTTTCTTGATTTGTGTCGCGGTCCGCATCTTGACGACACATCAAAGATAGCGGCATTCAAGCTTCTATCCGTGGCTGGGGCTTACTGGAGGGGCGATGAAAAGAACAGAATGCTGCAGCGGATTTACGGCATATCATTTCCCAAGGAGGAGGAGCTTGCCGCCTATATTGAAAGGATAGAAGAGGCCAAGGCGCGCGATCACAGAATCATAGGTCAGAAGCTGGATTTATACGATATAGTCGAGGAAGTCGGACCAGGACTGGTGTTGTGGAAACCTAAGGGAACTATACTCCGCCAGGAGATAGAGAAGTTCTGGACTTCGGAGCATTTGAAACGCGGCTACCAGCTTGTCACGACCCCCCATATCGCCAGAGCCGAACTGTGGAAGATATCAGGTCATTACTCATACTATAAAGAAAATATGTTTCTTACATCTATAGACGAACAAGAATATGTAATAAAGCCGATGAACTGTCCAGCCCAGATGATGCTCTACAAATCCGCCAAACACAGCTACAGGGAGCTTCCTATCCGCTATGCCGAACTCGGAACTGTCTACCGCAACGAACGTTCGGGTGTTCTTCACGGAATGCTTCGCGTCCGCGGACTCACGATAGATGATGCTCATATCTTCTGCACGCCTGAACAAGCGCCATCGGAAATCGAGGGAGTACTCAACCTCGCTCTTTTCATGACCCGTGCATTCGGTTATAAAGATATCAAGGTGGAACTCTCGCTGTGGGATCCTGATAATCGCAACAAGTATGCGGGAACGCCTGACAAGTGGGAGCATGCTCAGTCCATACTTGAAAAGGTACTTAAGGATAACAATATCTCATATAAAAAAATGACGGGTGAGGCCGCGTTCTACGGCCCTAAGATAGACATCAAGCTGCTGGATGCCTTGGGCAGACCTTGGCAGGCTTCGACCATTCAGTTCGACTTCAATCTGCCTGAGCGTTTCGGGTTGACATACGCAGGAGAGGATGGTAAGGAACACGAGGTTCGCGTGATCCATCGAGCCATTCTCGGTTCGCTTGAGCGATTCATAGGTGGGTTGATAGAATTCTATAAAGGCGAGTTTCCATTGTGGATAGCCCCTTACCAGGCGGCGGTATTAACCGTAACGGATTCAGCCATGGAATATGCATCTTCGGTTGCTGCAGAATTGATTGATGAAGGGATAAGGGTTATAACGGATTTTTCAAACGAGAAGATTGGCGCCAAAATAAGACGCCAGGAACTCGATAAGATTCCTTATATGATTATCGTTGGAGCCCGCGAGGCTCAGGAAGGCAGGGCTGCTCTAAGACGCCATCACGAAGGCGATATGGGCAGTTACTCCGTTGCCGAGATTATAAAACGTTTCAAAAAAGAAATAAAAGCGCGGAGGTGATAGATTCACAGACGCTTTGCCGGGCCTGCGCCCATTCCAAAACGCCGACATCGCATAAATCACGAAATAAGATCAGATTATGTTCGCGTCGTAGGCGTTGATAAAAAAATGATAGGTATCCTTCCTATAAAGGAAGCGATGCGTATGGCTGTTGCTCAAGGGTACGATCTTGTTGAAATCGCTCCGGAGGCTGATCCGCCCGTATGCAGGATTCTCGATTACGGAAAGTTTCTTTACGAAGAAAAAGCCAAACAGCAGACAGCAAAGAAGCACCAGCACACCGTAGCAGTTCGCCAGATGAGGCTGACCTTGAAGATAAGCGAGCACGATTTCGACACTAAAGTCCGCAAGATGAAGGAATTCCTTGAGGCCAAGGACAGGGTGAAGCTGACGGTAATTCTGCGCGGCCGTGAAGTTGTGCACAAGGATCGCGGATTGGAGATGATTGAAAAGATTAAAGCTAAACTTGCCGATATATCGGTCATGGAAGGAGAACCTACTATTGAAGGCACTACCAGGCAGTCATGGCAGGTGATGTTTCTTCCGAGCAGGAGTTCAGGCAAGTCAGGCTCGAGAAGGGAATCTAACGCATCAGACAGCGAAGATGAAACGAGAGTCGATAATGCGGGAGATTACTCTGAGGCGAAGATGCCTCAAGAGGAAGAAAGTTAATATCATCTGTTAAGGAGAATGCAAGATGCCGAAGTTGAAAACAAAGCGTGCATTAGCCAAAAGGGTTAAAGTTACCGGTACCGGAAAGATTAAACGATACAAATCCGGCCACAGCCACCTTTTGGAATGCAAGAGTACCCCGCGCAGGCGCGGTTTAAGGCAGCCTACAACCATAGAAGGCGTGAACGAAAAGAGGATGAAGAGGATGCTGCCTAATGTCGGGAACACGAAAGTCAAAAAAGAAAAAGTACAAGGAGAATAAATAATGCCTCGAGTGAAAGGCGGACCTGCGGGTCATTCCCGCAAGATGAAATGGCGTCATTACGCCGAGGGTTACTGGGGAGGACGTCATCGTTTGACCCGGTCCATACGTACTGCCGTTCAAAAAGCTTGGGAGTCCAGTTATCGCGACAGGCGACGCAAGAAACGCGAGATGCGCGCTCTCTGGAATATACGCATAAATGCTGCACTCAGGCCGTTGGGATTGAACTACAGCGGTTTTATTCACGGACTTAAGCTTTCAGGAATCGATATCTCAAGAAAGACTCTTGCCCAGATAGCAGTAGAGAATCCAGAGGATTTTGCCCTTCTTGCAGAAAAAGTCAGGGAGGGTATGAATGCTGGAAAACCTAGCAGCAATTAAATCCGAAGCGTTGGCCGCCTTAGCAGCGGCTAAAAGCATTGAAGATATAGAGCTGCTGCGGGTCAAGTATCTGGGCCGAAAAGGGGCGCTCACACACGTTTTAAGAACACTTAAAGATCTGTCCGAAGATGAACGTCGCAGCGCCGGAAGTGCGGCGAATCTATTGAAAGAGGAACTTGAACTTGAAATAGAGCGCAGGGTTTCAATACTCAAAGATTCTGTAAAAACGTCCTCGATAGATATTTCCCTTCCAGGCCGGAAGAGGTTTCTAGGTCACATACATCCCTTGACAATCGTCACCTCAAGGATTGTTGAAATCTTCACCGGTATGGGATTCGAGGAGATAAGAGGCCCTGAGATAGAAACCGACTGGTACAACTTTGAAGCCTTGAATATTCCTGAAGGTCATCCCGCAAGGGGGGAGATGTTCGGTAACTTTTATCTCGATTGCGGGCTTCTTCTGCGATCCCACACTTCACCTGTGCAGGTCAGGGTAATGGAAAAGATGAAGCCTCCTGTCAGGGTTATTGCGCCGGGCAGGGTCTTCAGGCGCGATCCATTCGATGCTTCCCACTCGCCCGTATTTCATCAAATAGAGGGGCTTTATGTAGACGAAGACGTGAGTTTTGCAGATCTTAAGGGGACACTTGAGGTTTTCACGCAGGAGATGTTCGGCGAAGGAGTTAGAGTAAAATTCTCTCCTTCCTACTTTCCTTTCACGGAACCATCAGCGGAGCTTTCCATCTCATGCGTAATATGCGGCGGCGAAGGATGCAGCATGTGTTCTCACAGCGGCTGGATAGAACTGCTCGGATGCGGCATGGTTCACCCCCAGGTGTTGCGTAACGTAGGTTATGACCCGGATAAAGTCAGAGGTTACGCATTCGGGATGGGTATCGACAGAATCACTATCATAAAATACAAGATCGATGACATCAGGCACTTCTTCACCAATGATATGCGTTTTCTCAGGCAATTCAGGGAGGCTTGATCATTACAAATCATTTAAAAAAGGGGGATAAAAGTATGTTCATGATGCGGACAACATGCAAAAAAAGGAAATTTAAAAAAAGCGCTAAGATAAGATTCATAATCTCCTTTCTTGCATCATCTTTTGCCTTCCTTTCAGGGTGCGCCTATTTTAATACCTACTATAACGCAGAACGCTACTATAAGGAAGGACTGAACAATGAGGAAAAAAGCAAGGGATCAGGCAGGTCTTTGTTTCAGAAGTCGCTTGAAAAAGCGGTTACAGTAGCAAAAAAATATCCTGATTCCAGGTGGGTAGACGATGCATTTTTTCTGATAGCTATGAATTACTACTGGATGGAGAGATACGACAAGGCTTTGCCTCAATTCGAAGGATTCATCGAGAATTTTCCTGAAAGCCCTTATATAGATGAGGCGCGTTTCAGGCACGCCTTAGCATTGATTGAACAGGGTAGATACTCTGAAGGCAGAGTCGAGCTGAATGATATTTTTCCTATCCGTAAATACTCAAAAAAAGCTCGATTCGCCTGGGCAGATGCCTTCAGAAAGGAGAAGGATTGGCCTTCCGCAAGCAAGGCTTTTAGTGATTTTCTCGAACTTTACCCATTCGGTGAGATATCTAACGAGGCAAGGATAAATCTTGCTGAAATAGAGCTTGCCGGCGGAGATACGCTTAATGCGATAAAAGTCTATGAACGCTACCTTAAACGTGCCGAGACTTCTAAAGATAATTATGCAAGGGGGCTTACACTTGCCAATCTCTATTACATAAGTGGTTCGTACAGTAACTCCTCTCGGACCCTGAAGCAGATCAGCGGCAGATACCCAGATATCGACGAACAGGCAGAATTGATTAAAGGAAAGATAGCTCTTGTCGAAGGCGATACGTCCGAAGCCTTAAAGATACTGGCCAGGGTTCCCCGGGGTTCTTCAGGCAGCAGGGCAGAGGCTTTTTACCTCGTAGCAAACATATTCGAGCAACAAGGCAAGTATGAACTTGCCATATCATACTATGATACAATAAGCACTTCCGAGACTAAATCAAACTATTCTGCGATAGCGGAAAGAAAAAAGACGCTTCTTGAATCGAGAATCTCATCCGATACAACGGATCAAGCCGATATAGATCCTGCAAAGGAACAGTTTCTCTTGGCAGAATCTTATCTTCTAAGTATCGGAGACGCGAGAAGGGCTCTTGCAGAATATGAAAAGGTGTCGGAAGAACATCCGGAAAGCGAGTATGCAGCCAAGTCAATGTACGGGATAATCTGGATAAAACGCTACAAACTTAATGATCCTTCATGGCGGAACGTGTACGAAAAGCTCTTAGAACGCTATCCGGAAAGCCAGGCCGCTAAAGAAGCGCTCAATCTTTTGAATGAAGATGGAACCCCGCAGGGCGATTCTTCTTGAACGCCGGGAGCTAGCTCGCGGGCTGATTGCCCTAAGAGTACGCATCCAAGGAGTGGGTGAAATCAAACCCGGTCAGTTCTTTGAATTACAGACGGGAAAAACGTTCCTTCCGCGGGCGATATCGGTCTCTGATTGTATGAATGAGGACATACTGTTTGTAGTCAGGGTGGTGGGACCTGGCACTTCGTGGATATCGCAACTCCAGCCTGAAACTCCCATGGATATCAGAGGACCACTAGGTTGCGGCGCGCCGATGGTTTCAGAGAGCCCGGTGATGCTCTGTGCCGGGGGGGTAGGAGTCGCTCCGCTTCTCTACCTTGCCAGAAAGTTCAAGGAATGCGGAATTGTTTGCTACGCTCTCATCGCTTCACGAACGTCAACCGAGCTAATCCTTGTCAGCGAGTTCCGCACCTGTTGCGAACGGGTCATTCTTGCGACGGAAGACGGCTCAGAGGGCGAGAAGGGTTTGCTCACGGATGTCCTGCCCAGTCTCCCGGAGCTTTACGAGACAAAGGTGTTGTATGCATGCGGTCCGGAAGCGATGCTTGTTTCACTCAAGGCGCTAGCCCTGAAACAGACGATATACGCCTTTCTGGAATCCCGCATGGGTTGCGGCACAGGCCTGTGCGTTGGATGTGCGGTTCTTGGCTGTGATGAAATATACCACAGGGTATGTACCGAAGGCCCTGTCTTCAATCTCAAGGAGATACTCCTTTGAATCTAGAGGTTTTCGTTAAAAACAGCCCTTTCAAGAACCCGCTGGTTCTTGCCTCCGGCACTTTCGGCTACGGTCTGACCTTTTCAAACGTTATCGAAAAAGCCGGCGCATTCGTAACAAAAGGAATAAGCGTCAAGCCGAAGAAGGGTAATCCTCCTCCAAGAATCTGGGATTCAGTCGAAACGGTCATAAACTCCGTCGGGTTGGAGAATGTGGGACTGGAGGAGTTCAAGACCCGGATACTTCCATCAATTCGTTTCTCCACGCCCCTTTACGTCAATCTGGCAGGCGTTGACGAAGATGAATTCGGGATTCTGATAGAGACGCTTGAAGACTCGCCGGGAATATCCGGATACGAACTCAATCTTTCGTGCCCTAACGTCAAAGAGGGTGGCGCCGCACTCGGACAGTCTGTAAATAAAGTAGCTAAGGTTACAACCTTGTGCCGTTCACTGACATCCAGGCCGATATGGGTAAAACTTACCACTAATTTCTGCGACGTGCGTGAAACTTCAAAGGCTGCTGCCGATTCAGGTGCGGACGCGGTCGTTCTCATAAACACCCTCAATGCCCTGGTAGTGGACGCAAAAAGAAGGAGACCGTTCCTTGGCTCAGGCTCGGGAGGGCTTTCAGGCCCTGCCATTAAACCCTATGTACTCTACCTTGTTCGGGAGGTTTCAAAACGCATCCGCATACCGATAGTCGCTTCCGGAGGGGCGGTATGCGGTCAGGACGTCAGAGATTTCATGCTCTCGGGCGCCAGTCTCGTGGAGTTGGGGAGCATCAATCTGGTAAACCCCGAGTCGCTGATTAGGATTCTTAAGGAGTTTGAAGAATGCATTAATTCCGAGGGTATTGCTTCACCCTCAGAATTAATTGGCAGATTGGAGGAAAGATGACAGAATTGATAGTTGCAGCGAATGTTGCATCTATTGAAGAATTAAAGGTTTTCGTAAACAAAACCTCAAGCCATCTTGATTTCTACAAGATAGATTCCGGTCTTTTCACAAAAACCGGTCCTGATGCCGTAAAGCTCATAAAAGATTCAGGAAAGAAGATATTCCTTGACCTCAAATTCCACGATATACCGTCCACCGTTGCCAGAGCCGCAGCAAACTGCATCTTCCTCGGAGTCGACATGTTCAACGTACATGCTATGGGAGGTTTCGAGATGATGGAAGCCGCAGTCAAGGAGACCTGGAGCATGCACAGCGGCATCCCGATAATTCTCGGGGTTACTGTACTTACTTCAATAGACGAGGCGGCGTTCCGCGATCTGTTCGGTTCGCCTTCTAACAATCTCAACCAGCACGTCCTGCTTCTTGCACAACTTGCAAAGAGCGCGGGTCTTTCAGGAGTTGTCGCCTCACCGAACGAAATAAAGCCCATAAAAGAGAGGTGCGGAAAAGACTTCGTAGTTGTAACCCCGGGTATCAGACTTCCGGGCGAGGACAAGAAGGATCAGATGCGTACGGATACGCCTAAAGGGGCCTCTCTCTCCGGTGCGGATTTCATAGTAGTCGGCAGGCCTATTGTCGAGGCTAGGGATCCGGTAGCAGTCATTGAAGAATACAGAAAGGAGCTTTCCCAATGAACAGCGGCGCTGACCTTCTCATTCTCGCTAAGGGGTGCGGCGCCATAAAGGAAGGGCATTTCTTGCTTCGCTCCGGGAAGCATTCCGGAGTGTATGTAGAGAAGTTTTATCTTCTAGAAAGACCTGACGTTCTTTCTCTCTTCGTCGAATCCTTATGCTCAAAGATTGATGGAACCTTCGACCGCGTAATAGGTCCATCGCTCGGCGGGATGATTGTTGCATACGAGGCCGCCAGACAGCTCGGGATACCTGCTGGTTATGCCGAGAAGTCTGATGGCGATGAGATGGTTCTTAGACGCGGAAAGGGCCTTTCATCCGACGAACGCATTCTTGTCGTTGACGATGTGATGACTACAGGAGGGTCTGTTCGAAAGACGGTATCTGCAATCGAAGCAAAGGGCGGGAAGGTAGCTCAGATAGCAGTTCTTGTTGACAGGGCAGCGGAATCTCCTTCT is part of the bacterium genome and harbors:
- the rpmI gene encoding 50S ribosomal protein L35, which gives rise to MPKLKTKRALAKRVKVTGTGKIKRYKSGHSHLLECKSTPRRRGLRQPTTIEGVNEKRMKRMLPNVGNTKVKKEKVQGE
- the rplT gene encoding 50S ribosomal protein L20, yielding MPRVKGGPAGHSRKMKWRHYAEGYWGGRHRLTRSIRTAVQKAWESSYRDRRRKKREMRALWNIRINAALRPLGLNYSGFIHGLKLSGIDISRKTLAQIAVENPEDFALLAEKVREGMNAGKPSSN
- the pheS gene encoding phenylalanine--tRNA ligase subunit alpha, whose protein sequence is MLENLAAIKSEALAALAAAKSIEDIELLRVKYLGRKGALTHVLRTLKDLSEDERRSAGSAANLLKEELELEIERRVSILKDSVKTSSIDISLPGRKRFLGHIHPLTIVTSRIVEIFTGMGFEEIRGPEIETDWYNFEALNIPEGHPARGEMFGNFYLDCGLLLRSHTSPVQVRVMEKMKPPVRVIAPGRVFRRDPFDASHSPVFHQIEGLYVDEDVSFADLKGTLEVFTQEMFGEGVRVKFSPSYFPFTEPSAELSISCVICGGEGCSMCSHSGWIELLGCGMVHPQVLRNVGYDPDKVRGYAFGMGIDRITIIKYKIDDIRHFFTNDMRFLRQFREA
- a CDS encoding tetratricopeptide repeat protein → MMRTTCKKRKFKKSAKIRFIISFLASSFAFLSGCAYFNTYYNAERYYKEGLNNEEKSKGSGRSLFQKSLEKAVTVAKKYPDSRWVDDAFFLIAMNYYWMERYDKALPQFEGFIENFPESPYIDEARFRHALALIEQGRYSEGRVELNDIFPIRKYSKKARFAWADAFRKEKDWPSASKAFSDFLELYPFGEISNEARINLAEIELAGGDTLNAIKVYERYLKRAETSKDNYARGLTLANLYYISGSYSNSSRTLKQISGRYPDIDEQAELIKGKIALVEGDTSEALKILARVPRGSSGSRAEAFYLVANIFEQQGKYELAISYYDTISTSETKSNYSAIAERKKTLLESRISSDTTDQADIDPAKEQFLLAESYLLSIGDARRALAEYEKVSEEHPESEYAAKSMYGIIWIKRYKLNDPSWRNVYEKLLERYPESQAAKEALNLLNEDGTPQGDSS
- a CDS encoding dihydroorotate dehydrogenase codes for the protein MNLEVFVKNSPFKNPLVLASGTFGYGLTFSNVIEKAGAFVTKGISVKPKKGNPPPRIWDSVETVINSVGLENVGLEEFKTRILPSIRFSTPLYVNLAGVDEDEFGILIETLEDSPGISGYELNLSCPNVKEGGAALGQSVNKVAKVTTLCRSLTSRPIWVKLTTNFCDVRETSKAAADSGADAVVLINTLNALVVDAKRRRPFLGSGSGGLSGPAIKPYVLYLVREVSKRIRIPIVASGGAVCGQDVRDFMLSGASLVELGSINLVNPESLIRILKEFEECINSEGIASPSELIGRLEER
- the pyrF gene encoding orotidine-5'-phosphate decarboxylase — translated: MTELIVAANVASIEELKVFVNKTSSHLDFYKIDSGLFTKTGPDAVKLIKDSGKKIFLDLKFHDIPSTVARAAANCIFLGVDMFNVHAMGGFEMMEAAVKETWSMHSGIPIILGVTVLTSIDEAAFRDLFGSPSNNLNQHVLLLAQLAKSAGLSGVVASPNEIKPIKERCGKDFVVVTPGIRLPGEDKKDQMRTDTPKGASLSGADFIVVGRPIVEARDPVAVIEEYRKELSQ
- a CDS encoding orotate phosphoribosyltransferase, producing the protein MNSGADLLILAKGCGAIKEGHFLLRSGKHSGVYVEKFYLLERPDVLSLFVESLCSKIDGTFDRVIGPSLGGMIVAYEAARQLGIPAGYAEKSDGDEMVLRRGKGLSSDERILVVDDVMTTGGSVRKTVSAIEAKGGKVAQIAVLVDRAAESPSDLNYISALRYALPAYESSNCPLCSKGLPLVKLGG